In Citrus sinensis cultivar Valencia sweet orange chromosome 3, DVS_A1.0, whole genome shotgun sequence, the sequence caaaaataaaccCATCGAGAGAACTTACACGATTGGATTCAGAGTTGCAGCTTCAAtatatcatattttaatagaaaaaattgcTAAGTAGTAGATTAGATCAAAAGATTATGTACCTTCCGGAGAGGGATTAAGACAAAAAGgccaacaaaacaaacaacaaaaaggTAGCCAGTCATCCAACCCAGTCCAGGCTCTTTGATGGCCCTTCTTGAGTTCCCTTCAGTATCCTCTCCAGATAACTCATATATCTTCTTGCTTAATCCCAGAAGATAAGAACCAAATCCACCTGAATTCATCCCCAAAATGTATACATTCATATATAATTCATCCCCAAAATATATACGCTTTACATAAGTATatctgtaaaagaaaaaaaaaaaaaaaaagaagaattaatattatattatattgaagttatataatattaatcaGCACACCTCCAACGGCAATGCTATAGCAAGCAACGGCACAAGTTTGTATCATTGTATTTTCTTGTTTAGTGAATGGTCTTGTAACGTAGCCGGCTCTTTGAAGAACTTTAGTCCATGAGCGGATGATTAAGAAAGCAAGAAGCGCAGCAGAAACATTTAGCTGCGGAACCAAACCCGTTGTGAGGTTTAGTTTCATTACTATCACACTGTAAACGATCCCAAGCAGAATGCTCACAACCAGTCCTCTTATGGTGATTTGTTTCGTCCACGGTTGCTGTCTCTTATTTGACCCCTCAGGATCTGATAATTCGACATGATCATCTTCCTCAGCGTCCTCTCTCTCaatctctttcttctctttctcttcttgcATACTCACTGCTTCCAATTTATCCCCCATTTCGcactttattaatttgtagAGTGACTGCACCCATATATAGCCAGAGTCCTACCTACGTATTCGATCCTTCTCCAGTGCTGTCTCCTGTGCACAATATATCTTATTAAACAACAATTAATGCACACAATTAAGCGgtaatttagatttaattaaagtgaaaatatGTCTGCACTGCACCATCTGATAATTAATACCGTCCTCCTTTTTCACATAAGTACTGAAATATTGTGCATCCATGTGCATGTGGCAATATCTAGCGCGGATATTTTCACTTCATTAAAGTGAAAATATcactaataaaagaatatatttcaatgcattatttatatatatatatatatatatatgtataagtgTGTGCGCGTGTGTATAGCTAGCTTCAATGATGTGCTTGACTTCTAGAGAACCATAAATTCAAAACGAAAAGTTTTCAAATGTTTCAGTGTCTTAATTGTTGCTGCTTTGCACATTCATACAACTTCAAGCCCCATCAggatctttaattaatttattgcttCGATCAAATGATTTGACTGATCATTGTGATTCAAAAATCTAGTCAATACCCATGCCCCACTCCCTATTATAATATCCATGATTCATCAAATCCCACTTGACATTAAATAGCTCTGACTCTGAGTGGCGGCACATCAAGGGATGCGGCTATTGTAACTCATTAATTCCCTCTCCAGATCCTCTTTTTaactaagaattttattatctaaataatattttaataaaattacttaaataattatttctccTCTTTCTCTTCTCAATTTTAGAAGTTTTCGTCAGTttatttagatatattttttcagTTGTAAGTCATTGGTTTTATTGATTAAGAGGAacataatttatcatttaaaaataaatatcaataaatttttatcagtCATGAAAGTTATTgaatatcaaaaaattaattttaaccaaaCACAAAACCTAATAAATATCgagattggaaaaaaaaaattatatatagaaagtATGAATATAGGTTATGATATGCTAAGaaagggtaaaaaaataaattcaaaagaaagtaaaattgaGTGTTTAGTACGTAGAATGTAAGAGTAAAAGAGAATATGCAATTGTAAGGTGAGGAGAGAAAGtgattaaaaaatgataaatttaagattttaagatttttgtttttaataataaatttacttttttcaaaTAGGTGTAGAGAGTAATTTGGTGGATTCAAATAGCTCGGcctatataattaatttaaaaccattttaattcataaggccaatcaaattattaagCATTGAGTGCAGGGGcaattaatcataaaatcaGAAAAGGGTCTTGAACTTGGCACAAAATGCTTGGAGTAAAAGGTCACAAGCCTCAACAAGACATTGGCGTTACTTTCTGATGCACtgcatgggaccctttcccgcAACTTTATTTCTCCGCCATTGAGCTTGGGTGGTGGCTATGATATCGCATGAATATGATAGTGCTGCGTCAGTGGGGAAGATTTCTTTTAACCTTTTGCGTCAAGtgggccttttttttttataattattttttcccttctccccttttattttattaattttttcgaTGTTCAGCCTTCAAATTACCATGGAAAAGCCTGTAAAGCTGTGTGTGGACATGTAGTGGGACAATCCTCTACTGAGTAGAGAACGATTGATGGGATCGAGATTGAAGCCTCCAAATTAACCATATATATAGCTTTGTTTCTTGTTACGGACCGGCCGTTATACTTACTACTGAAACTATCCAATTTAAAACTCTTctcaattttgtttatttattatattatcttttgttttcttcttatatgtttaataaGTCCTCGTcttgttttatgtttaattatttcttgtaAGGTCATGAGATTCAGAATTGAAAGTAAGTAAAagtttacatatatatatatatatatatatacacatatagtTCGTGACAGTGCTTTCACATCGATCAAATTTAGATGCCATGGAAACCACATTCTCCTCAAAAtcatatatcattttttagtttaagaTAGAAGATTTTGTTAATGACACATCTCTTTCTTGGAATTATGAACAACCAAAATTGCCTCTAATTACTGAAAGAATACCTGGCATTCAACAAGCAAGCCTTCTTTTATTGATTAACTTCTAATAatcgtgtgtgtgtgtgtgtgtgtgtgtttttttttttttttaaattaaagctaatataagagaaaactctaatttattattgatatcTCACGTTATAGATTATAGAGggtctctttttttttttcaaaaaaaaaaatgtcgtTTGGGAACTTCATCGGGACTAACGAGTAAAAAACCTAGAGTCGGAAGCAATTGTAGAAAccaatagttaaaaaaaaaaattaaaaagaaatctcAATATTAAActcatttaaaagaaaaacataaactGCGGACGGATTGACTTATTgtgctataaaacaaaaaaggaggAAACGATCTATATCACACCTTCTCTCATTTTCCCTCAAAAACcaaattattatcaattgattaatttgttaacaatcaatcaatcaatgcTGGAAATTAACACTGATTTTTTTgccaacaaaacaaaacaaaatgatgaattgaagagaaaatgacAAGACAAGACAAAAAGGAGGAAGTGGGTTATCGGCTTGTGGCTGTCAAACCAATGAGAAGAAGGATTATCGGATATCGGCAGCTTAATTTCTCTGAAAAGCAATGGCCACGAGCTCACCTCACGACCAGCAACCCAATTATGGATTCGGTGCAATTGATGATGTAACCCTTGCGACTTGCGTTATGCTCCATCCAACACCTAATAACAACACTTCATTATCATCAATACAATAcatattgaaaagaaaagcgcttgtaagaatattaatattctggcttaaagaaagaaaaaagtgtcCGTCGTCAATAATGACCTTCAAAACATCCCatgaattattataaattttaatttatttttatttttattcaaaagattaaaaacAAGAATCGAATTGATTgacttttttctcttttacaaaaataaataaaaattaatatttatattaattttaaaaaactatcaTCTCGAAGAGAAAAGATCCCCCTAAATTGATTGATTTCTTCGAAAAGCAATagtttaaattcaaaattgatttctttgaaAAGCAACGGCTACGAGGGCACCagaccaccaccaccaccacaaTCACAAATATCAATCAACCATGGATTCGGAAAGTGCAATTGACCTAACCTTTGCGTTATGCTTCAACACCTAGTCTTAAGTCTTTAACTGATTACATGcacttgtctttttttttcttcttcttcttttccttttccgtTATAAAAAAACTATTGGTTGTAAATGATTTATCCATCTTAAACGAAAAATGCAGgcctaataaaaaatatttacagaattttttaagaaaaaaattatataattttgttagtTAAGCTGGTGGTGGACTTTGGGAAGAGTTGCCACAGATGGAAATGTTAGCTCAAAGCCCATGTTGTTTTAGTTCTCGACGAAGAAAGAGTAAGGAATAATAAAGACAAATTTGGGTAAATCATAATTGAATGAATATGCCAAAACTTTTCTCTCGTTCATCATAACCATACAATTCAATGAGTATCACTCATGAAAATTGTGGCTCacaatttcattaaataatttaggtaATAAGTAGAGTTGGGAAAATATTCTCGCAATTACGAGGCCCATGAGGGCTGTTATGTTCACTCcctttttataaaagaaaatcgggtgcagatataattttttatatccgTTGATTGTGTAGGCTGAGTAAAGGTATAAAACATTAGGAATACTCGTACTCACTCACTAAACTCATTTGACTATtgactacttttttttttaatgttttaaaagttaaaagttaatagCTAAATCAAGTTAATATTAGTACTTAACAATTTAGTCTAATACAATATTATCCTAAATATTTACTTGGAGATTTTAGTCGGTTAATGGACTAGATATTTACTAGACCATCTAAAATCTTGTAATAATTGgaaacaaattataatatagCAATGTTCAAATCAAGTAAGTTGAAAGGAGTGAAGAATAGATGAGAAAAATGCCAAAATAGAATCTTTTATTTTCGTTCcaaatatttagataatacactgattaaaattgaatttaataatcatcaaattagaattaatatttacctaaaattgaaaatgattttttaaaaaaaaatattttagaactGAGTACTTCATGTTTAGCTAGAACTAAATAGTTAAAgcatcatttctttttcttttattaaaagatatgcatatcttaaaaaataaaaagggatATAGAGGATAGGAAAAGGGGATGAttatctctaatttttgtcAAGAAATTCCCAACTCATGCCCATTTAAGCTTAGAATCTACTTGCTCGGATCATCTTCCTATTCTTTTGGAGCTTCAACCGACAGGGCCAGTTtcgagaaataaaagatttcGTTTTGAAAACGTGTGGTTGCGGGAGATTGATTGTTGTGAGGTTGTACGGAATAATTGGCTTTCTCCTACTGGTAGCTccattcaacaaaaaattttatcttgtGGGGCAGCTCTGATGGATTGGGGTGGGTATCTAGCTCGGGACTTTCGTAAACGGAAGCTGGAGTGTCGAAAGCAAATGGCTCTGTTAAGGGGTCGTCGAGATTGTGAGGGAATAACTGAGTTCACGAAGGTAAGAAACCGTTATAATGAATTGTTACATAGTCATGAAGTGTTTTGGAAGCAGCGAGCAAAGTCGCTTTGGCTAAAAGAGGGAGATAAGAACACTCGTTACTTTCATGCCTCGGCTTCAACGCGGAAACGGCAAAATTCGTTTGGGAATCTTCGAAACAATCAGGGAGATTGGTGCACCAATGTAGAAGAGGTTGATGAGGTgatcattaattatttccataatttatttcaatctaATGGCTGCAATAGTGCTGAGGTCATTCATTGTGTGgagacaaaaattacaaacgaGCAGAATTCCATGCTCCTAACCCCTTTCTCTGCCACGGACGTTAAGGAAGCACTCTTTGATATGCATCCCGACAAATCTCCTGGGCCAGACGGCATGAATCCAGCCTTTTACCAAAGATTCTGGCACATTGTTGGTGAGGATGTAATTTCGGCTTGTTTACAATTTGTGAAAGACTGTTCCTTTCCAGCAGGTTTAAACGACACTTCACTTGTGTTGATTCCAAAGAATCAAAAGCCTGAAATTTTATCTGACATGCGGCCAATTGCTCTGTGTAAtgtactttataaaattatatccaAAATGTTGGCTAACCGAATGAAATTAGTACTTGATTTGGTTATATCAGATTCTCAAAGCGCTTTTGTCCCGGGTAGAGCCATCACTGACAACATAATAATCTCGGCGGAAATCATGCATTTCTTAAAGCGGAAAAGGCAAGGAAAGCATGGAGTAGCGGCTATGAAAATAGATATGTTCAAGGCATACGGCAGGGTTAAATGGGGCTTCCTGCAAGCAATGATGCTTAAGCTGGGGTTTGATCCTAAATGGGTAGAGCTAGTTATGCTTTGCGTGTCAACAGTCCGTTATAGTGTGCTACGAGAGGGTAAAGAAGTTGGGCCAATAATCCCTTGTAGAGGACTTCGCCAAGGAGATCCATTATCCCCGTATCTTTTCATTATATGTGCGGAGGGGTTAAGTTCTTTGTTTCGAAGTCAGGAACGAAGTGGTTTACTGCATGGGGTTAAAGTTGCGAGAGGTGCTCCTATGatatctcatttattttttgctgaCGATAGCTTCCTTTTCTTTAAGGCAACTCACAACGAAGCTGCGTTGGTTAAGCAAGTGTTGACAGTGTATGGTAAAGCCTCTGGACAGGTGGTTAATTTCAGCAAGTCATCAATATCATTCAGTGCTAATGTAAGCGAGGCCAACGTTTGGCAGCTGTGTGAGCTTCTGGAGGTTAATGCAACCACTAACCATGGAGCTTATCTTGGTCTTCCGTCTTACATTggcagaaagaaaaaagaggtgTTCCATTATATTCGGGATAGGGTATGGAAGAGACTTCAAGGATGGAGTGCGAAAATGCTCTCACGGGCTGGCAAAGAAATCTTATTAACGACGGTAGCTCTTGCAATGCCTAATTACGCTATGAGTATTTATCTTTTGCCAAAAGATTTATGCAGAGAGTTAGAAGGGATGATGAATTCATATTGGTGGCGCAACAATCACAGTAATGGCAAGGGGATTAATTGGATGAAGTGGAAATATCTGTGCAATCCAAAGGGGCATGGTGGTCTTGGGTTTAAGCAGTTacattcttttaatattgcGTTGCTAGGGAAACAAGTATGGCACATTTTAACCCGACCTGAGTCTTTTATGGCTAAAGTGCTGAAAGCTCGCTACTTTCCGCGAACTTCTGTCCTTAAAGCTTCTTTGGGACACAACCCGAGCTTTGTGTGGAGGTCTATGTTAGCTGCCAAGGATGTGGTAGTGCAAGGGAGTAGATTGCAGGTTGGGAGTGGACACAATATTTCTATCGGAAATGACCCTTGGCTGCCCGATATTACTGATGGTTTTATTTCAACAGAGCTTAATGAGGAGCTTGCTGCAGCACCTGTTGACTGTTTAATGGTTCCCAACCAACGGATCTGGGATTTTGATGTTGTGTCGGACCTATTTAATGCAAGGGATAAGGAGTTAATCTTACAAATCCCTCTCAGCTCCAGAAGAGATAATGATGCATGGTACTGGCAGGCCAACCCTCGCGGATGCTATACGGTACGCAGCTGTTACAAGTTATTAAATCCTATTACCTCTGATTCGTTTGCTGGTGTGTGGAGGAAACTGTGGAGATTGAATGTTCCTagtaaaattaagaattttatttggagGGCTGCCAAAAATGTGTTGCCTACTGCTGTTAATTTACTCTCTAGAAGGGTGGATATTATTTCCACGTGTGCTGTGTGTAATGCCAATGAGGAGACAGTCATGCATGCGTTAATCGAGTGCAGCTTTGCCAAGACTTGTTGGTTCTCTTCTCCTGTGGGTTTTGTTGGCTACTGCACCTCTTTCTTGACTTGGCTGGAGCATATTTTTGCATATTGCAGTGCAGATGATTGTAATATAGCTATGATGATTTGTTGGCGCATTTGGATCCATCGAAATGATAAGATATAGAACCAGAAAAATGGCTCTGTTCTGCAAGTGCTTAATTCAGCTGGGCAGTTGCTTTATCAATGGCAGACAGCTAAGAAACAATTGTACTTTGTTGATGCTGGGGTGCATCAGTTGGCTCATGGGGCTGTGAGCTGGGAAAAGCCTGAATTTGGCTGGGTTAAGTGCAACGTAGACGCTGCAGTTTTTGCATCTCAGGGAAGGATCGGACTTGGCTGTGTTATTCGCAACTCAGAGGGTGAGTTTTTGGCTGCAAGATGTGTTGGCAGGCATGGTGCTTTTAGTGCAAGGGAGGCTGAAGCTCTTGGTATCCGGGAGGCTCTTAGCTGGCTGAAGGAGTACAAGCTTCCATGTGTTATTGTTGAGATGGACTGCCTTCAAGTTTTTCAAGCTTTGACTGAGGGTTTCTCTGGCCCTAATGGCTTTGGTTTAATCATTGAGGATTGCCGGGAGTTAGCTCTAGTATTAGGAGAAGTGAAATTCTCTTTTGTCCGTAGATCTGCGAATTTTGCTGCTCATTCTGTTGCGAGGGCAGGAAATTCTATGACAGATTCTCGAGTGTGGAATTGTGCTCCACCTCCATGGCTACTAAACagtttgtaatttgtttttgcttaatgaaatctctttcaaaaaaaaaaagcttacaacaagtaaaaatgaaatgatcCGTATTCCGCTGCCATCGCCAGTCACAAGTTAAGTTAGGTTCATAGCAATTAGCCGAGGATACTACTATGTCACGTCTGCCATCTTGATCTCAAATCATATAAAGCCCAACTAGTCTTTCATTAGGGggagaaaaaataacaaaaatgggTGATAAGCCGAACTCTTTTGTTTGGTCTGATTTTTTAACCCCACTAATGTCTGGGCCCCGGGCAGCATTAAGCCCAATCCATTACAAAGTTAGTGGGCAGACTATGGTCTTGTAATAGCCgcccaaatattttattaacgaCCAATCCAGTTGCCAAAACGAGCCGAAAGGAATGGGATATTGATTGGCTCTTCCCTTTCCCCCACTGCCCAAACCTAGATACCACTAGGATCGGCAACGAGACGGGATGTAATAAGATTTGTgaatttcattcttattttattttataagaattaaataaaaaatatcttatttatatttttttatttttttagaataaaaatatcttttaattctttcaacAGTTGACTGACAcatcataataataagaaaaattatcctccgtattaataaattttaattaaagatatttttatcaCAGCGGtgttaagaaaattttataattttttttaaaatattttaattaaattaataaaaaaaatgttaaagagATATTTAGAGGTTGCCAATACTCCCACTCATACTCAAGTGGAAAATAGTTTCTGAGCGAGTTGTTTCGCGGGCACGCGGTATTCAGTTGACGCCGTCAAAATACCGTGTGCTGGCCACCCTCGGATTCGAACAAAACCAATGTTCTTTCGGTAGTAAACAATCGAAACCCTCAACTGAAAGACCAAAACAGAACCCACGACGCTTCTGCCTTTTTGAAGCCGCCAAATCCAATTCTCATTTGCCCTCCGTTGatttctcatatatatatatatatatatatatatataataataataacaatatagAAGTAGGAGTCATAATAAAACACTAACATTCAAATACgaacttcaaaaataaaaaacgatGTGTCGGTCAGCTGATATTCAAGGTTTCTACTTCAACAACCATAAAGATCGGTTGAAGGTGAAATCTTTCTTCGTTAGGTTATCGAGATTGCTTGCAactcagaaaaagaaaatgttgccTGAATTTCTCACGCTTGTGTACTTGCCACGTATCAATGAAACGGCCCTTGAAATATCCGGCAAAGACATCCGACCCGACACGCCCGCGTTTGTTACTCTCTATCGAGTTGTTACGGCGAAAACGGATGACGGCGAGGTTATATACGGTAGCAGGGAACCTGTGGTGGTTACCGATGCGGTGTCGTTTGAGGTTTACTTTGATGAGGAGAAAGTGTTGAAGGGTATCTTCAGGAATGATGAGGACGACTGGAAATTGAAGTGTAAGTGCGTGTTAGACAGGGAGATTGGCGACGACAACGGCGCCGGGGCTGAGGTTTATGTGGGGCTCGACGGACACGCGGCGATTATTGAGAGGGTGGTTTTGAAGAGCAAGAGAAGGAATAATcatcattatattaatagCCATAGGCGTATGACGTTTGATCTTGAGCTGGAGGAGATTCCGGAGGAGAGAGGTGTGGAATCTGAACCTGAATCTGACGGCTGTTGCTCTTGTTCTTGTTCGTGTGGATCCGACGTGGACGTCCAGGATGAAGAGGCGATTCATTTGGAACTGGAAGGTGTACGATGGGCCGTTGACGTGGGCATTTGGGTCATGTGTTTGGGCGTCGGCTACTTGGTTTCTAAAGCCTCTGCTAAAAGTTTACGACGCAAGAGCTTATTTTGATTtcctttttcctcttttttttttttattttctttttaagcaACCAATCTTTTTGGCcgattataattttaatctctAAAATCAATGAATATAACAATGAGATTGACAAATCCAATTTTTGGAAtaacattttcatattttgatctatgtaacaaatattttttttattttttaattctatttataaTCTATTGATATTTTGCtcttattttagaaaaaaaatataatactcttataataaatagcaACGACTCAAACTCACTCCCCAATCACATTCAGGGAGCGACTTCTTTGCTATTGCAGTTTACAGTAagggaaaattaaaaaaagtacaaaaattgcataaaatttcaattcaacatattttattatatcatataatGAAACctatgtttatatatattttaacttgtcccttccctcttttttttttttcctataaaattactttggGCTATTGTAGCAGCCCATATTTGTGTTTTAAGTCGATGAAGCCAGCCTAATGCTTAATAACCAATTAATTAACCATGCCATCTCATACTCTTCTTTGTTTGGCTTTAGTGCGTATATATGGAGGGTTATGCTCCGTTACATTGTTCACCTTAAAAGCAAAGGGTAGTCTAGCTCAGACCCATAGGCTTAAAGTCTGGCCCACATGGGTTGGACCTGAATAGGGGTCGAAAATTGTAATATTTGCATAAATTGAATCTGGATAAGAGTTTGAGAAGTTTGaacttcaaaattataaaaaaaaaaattaaataaaaaagaaaaagctgaaagtattaaattaatatgatttttttatattagtatttataatttattatgttgtattactAATATCTTATGTATTGgattattaacatattatatattaaataattatctataatttaaatatttttttaactttattaaaaatatattttataactaATGAAAAAATCCAACCTTGCCCAAGCTCAGCCCATCCAAATTTGGATGAACTTTTGAAGGCCtagacttttttttaaataatgtggACTTTGGTCTAGACTTTAAAAAACCTTATCCAAGTCCACAATTTATCAATCctatctaaaattaaaaattaccgTATGTGAAACAATTGAATtgttataaatgataattcaTGGGATTACTGTATATTACATACTATTGTAACATAGTCTAGcccatatataaattttctaattcaagatcTGCAATTTCTACAGTTTGTGTTCATTTGCTTGATTTTGGATAAGTTTTCTCACATGCATGGTCTAATTTCGAAAGCTTTATCAAACTTATGTCAGAAAAATCGAGTAAATCAGCCTTTAGGTTTCCTATATTTTAATCAGTTTTGGTTGTTGTGATCAAATTTGGTGTGTTTCCTTGCATGCAAGGTTGAATTTCGAATTCTtagcaagaaattgaaattattttgagtGAACCACCATGGACTCTTCAATTCTTATATAGATTCCTTATCCTCGAACTAGATTTCTGAAAATTTACTACATGCGTGTTTAAATGTTGTGTCGatagataaaaattatggTTTGATAGGATTTGGGTCATCTATACTACATACATGTCTTAATTTCAGTACTATATCAAGTTTCAAATGACAAAATCAAGTGATTTTGAGTTAGCTGCCTATGGTTATAAATTTGGCATTTTAGATTTGTAGAACCACTTTGCGATTAAAAATTCAatgttaagtttttactaaacaTTGAATCAATGGCTAAAatggttttaaatttttatttttttatttatcttatctAATAACCATTGATTTAATGTTCAGCAAAAACTCAGCTCAGCACTAAATCGTTATCCCTTCTTGTGGGATTAAAATTCAGTATTGGGTTAAGTTTTTGTTAAGTACTGAATCAATGgctaaaaatgttttaaatttttatttttttatttatcttatttaataacCATTGATTTAGTACTCAGTAAAAATTTAACTCAGCACTAGATTCTTATCCCTTCCTATGGGATTAAGATTTAGTGTTTGAGCTATGTTTTTACAAAGTATTGAATCAATGActataattgttttaaatttttatttttttatttatcttatctAATAACCATTGACTTAATGTTCAGCAAAAACTCAATTTACCACCGAATCCTTATCTCTTGCTGTGActacattaattttagatgTGAAAGAACAATTTTAACAAGTTTTCATTCTGCAtgtccttattttatttattcatgttATGACAAAACAGGGATGATATTAGCTGGCattataattagataattgttttgttaattttcgCTTAAGA encodes:
- the LOC102611678 gene encoding uncharacterized protein LOC102611678, producing MCRSADIQGFYFNNHKDRLKVKSFFVRLSRLLATQKKKMLPEFLTLVYLPRINETALEISGKDIRPDTPAFVTLYRVVTAKTDDGEVIYGSREPVVVTDAVSFEVYFDEEKVLKGIFRNDEDDWKLKCKCVLDREIGDDNGAGAEVYVGLDGHAAIIERVVLKSKRRNNHHYINSHRRMTFDLELEEIPEERGVESEPESDGCCSCSCSCGSDVDVQDEEAIHLELEGVRWAVDVGIWVMCLGVGYLVSKASAKSLRRKSLF